From a region of the Leptidea sinapis chromosome 6, ilLepSina1.1, whole genome shotgun sequence genome:
- the LOC126965044 gene encoding lipase 3-like gives MMFLLLLSVCITLAAAGRSPQADSIEKLIKNNFFGRVSDNIAQDAILDVPDLIRKYNYPVEEHSVITRDGYIIGLHRIPHGRDSNTTPGNKPAVLVMHGLLGSSADWVLMGPETALAYILAEEGFDVWLGNARGNFYSRRHLLLNPDEDNNSFWQFSLDEIGNIDLPAVVDYILRRTGRSGLHYIGMSQGTTVFFIMGSLRPEYSEKILSMHALAPVAYTTQGRNALVDALAPVAANIVSFITTLGYGEMFPRSDLLAAAGLALCRDQAITQQLCSTIVFMIGGWNEDQHNATMLPVKFGHTPAGAALRQFAHFSQNVASKRFRRYDYGLVLNVLKYGSAIPPNYNLSNIKNPVFLHFSEGDTRVAAVDVDRLYDELGGPKEKILVSQKTFSHVDFMWGTNARYYVFDRVIRDIRKIENA, from the exons ATGATGTTTTTGTTATTGCTGTCAGTGTGCATTACTTTGGCAGCCGCAGGCAGGTCTCCGCAAGCAGATAGTATCgagaaattgataaaaaacaacttttttggGAGGGTATCTGATAATATAGCTCAAGATGCTATCCTCGATGTG CCTGACTTAATCAGAAAATACAATTATCCAGTAGAAGAACATTCGGTTATAACTCGAGATGGCTACATTATTGGGCTTCATCGTATTCCGCATGGTCGCGATAGTAATACAACCCCTGGAAACAAGCCTGCGGTGCTTGTTATGCATGGGTTACTAGGATCCTCTGCCGATTGGGTTCTAATGGGTCCCGAAACCGCATTAG CCTACATCTTAGCTGAAGAAGGATTTGACGTATGGCTAGGAAATGCTCGTGGCAATTTTTACTCTCGCCGACATTTGCTATTGAATCCCGATGAAGATAACAATTCATTCTGGCAATTCTCATTGGATGAGATAGGAAACATTGATTTGCCTGCTGTGGTAGATTATATTTTGAGGAGAACTGGCAGATCAGGTCTTCATTACATTGGAATGTCACAAGGCACAACAGTATTCTTCATCATGGGGTCCTTAAGGCCAGAGTACAGCGAAAAAATTCTATCAATGCACGCCTTAGCACCTGTCGCTTACACAACACAAGGAAGAAATGCTTTGGTGGATGCATTGGCTCCGGTAGCGGCAAACATTGTG TCGTTTATAACTACGCTCGGATATGGTGAAATGTTTCCCAGGAGTGATTTATTGGCAGCGGCAGGCCTAGCATTGTGCAGAGATCAGGCAATTACTCAACAGCTCTGCAGTACCATCGTATTTATGATTGGTGGCTGGAATGAAGATCAACATAATGCG ACGATGTTGCCTGTTAAATTTGGACATACACCCGCCGGTGCAGCTTTGAGACAGTTTGCCCATTTCTCTCAAAACGTAGCAAGCAAGAGATTTCGCCGCTACGACTATGGCCTGGTCCTCAACGTATTAAAATATGGCTCCGCGATTCCACCAAACTACAACTTGAGTAATATAAAGAATCCAGTATTCCTACATTTTTCGGAAGGTGACACCAGAGTAGCTGCAGTAGACGTCGACCGCCTTTACGACGAGTTAGGTGGACCTAaggaaaaaatattagtttcacAAAAGACATTCAGTCATGTTGATTTTATGTGGGGAACAAATGCTAGGTATTACGTATTTGACAGAGTTATACGTGACATAAGGAAAATTGAAAACGCATGA